A window of Aurantibacillus circumpalustris genomic DNA:
AGAATCTGGAATAACATACAATTCATCTTCTTCCTCCTGTTTATTGATTTCAATTTTCTCCGCACCTTCCACATCAAAGCCAACACCCACACCAACCATGCTCATATCCATCATAAAAGTAAATGGCTTTATGGCTTCTTCAATTCCTTTGCCAATGTTAACGGTGGATACAAAAGCACAATTAAAAAGAGCTTGACCAACTTTACGTTCGTGAATAATAGGTGTGCCTAGCGCCCAGAGCATTCTTCCAGGAGGCAGGAATTTCATTTTAAAAATGCGATCGTACATTTCTTGTGCCGATCTTTGTCCCTTCCTATTGTTCCAACCTAATTCGTTGTTAAGAATGTGTTGTTTTTGAAGAGAGTAGGCGCCCTCTACAACCCTTCTTACCGTCTCATACCATTCTTCATTCGTTCCATCGCTTTTAAGTCGGGAATAAGTTCTATAATAGGTTAACAGTCCTAATCCGTTAAAACCGAAATCTGGTTTTACGTCTTTATACTGCATTATAAAGTCTTCATCTAATTTAAAATTTAGCATGTCTTAAGTTTTTTATAATTGTAAAAAAATTAGTTTATTTCACAAGAAGAAGGGCTGCGTTCTTCCTCCATGGCAATTGCTTGAGGGAATAAAATATTATTTTCTAAATGAATGTGTAAATGCAAATCATTTTCAAACTCCTTTAAAAGAGCATAGGTGACGCGAAAAGTATTACAGGCTTCTTCAGGTGGCGTATAGTTATTAGTCAGTTCAGAAATTTTCCTGAAACGTTCTCCTTCAGTATCATGTTCCTCTTTCATCATGGCAATAGGATTTTGAACGGTTCCAAAATGTGGAGCAAAAGAATCGTCGGCAGTTGCTACTGCCATTTTTCTAATATATGGGAATAAGATTAACTCCTCTTTCTTCATGTGAGCAGCTAACATTTGAGCCGACTCATTAAAACTATCCATGATTTCTTTTAGTTCTGGAAACATTTTACCGTGTACGGAGTTAATTTTAGAAAGATACTGCTGAAGAACTGGTGTTTTCTCCTGTACATAACGGTGATGTTTCTTTTCTATATAATCAGCCAGTAAATCTATTGGCCACGCTTGATAATCTATGACAGAATTTTCTAAACTTTTCTCTATGTCTAATAAGTCTTTAATGAGTGCGTTTTCGTTGATATTCTTTTTTTCACAAACATCGTGTATGGTTTGATTTCCTTTACAACAAAAATCGATTCCATATTTTGCGAATACTTCAGCAGTACGATAATCCTGAGCTACCAGCTCTCCAATTACATTTTTTTCAGTGATTTCCATTTTATATATTTTTAGTTAGTATTTTAAACAGGTTAAACCTTCTTTTAATCCACTTGTCATTTCTTGTAGACTTGTGTTTTGAAGCATCGATATGAGGTCACTCTTTATATATTTGTACTTATCGTGAACTGGGCAAGGATGTTTTTGCGAACAAGTTTTAAGGCCCAATACACAAATTTTATCACTAAAACCACCATCTATCGCAATCACAATATCCTCCAGACGTATTTTATTAAGTTGTTTTTTATCTATTTCAAAACCGCCCATGGCCCCTTTAATAGAGTTTATTATTTTATGCTTAACCAGCATTTGTAGAATTTTGGCAGTAAATGCTTCCGGCGATTCTATCTCAGCTGAAATATCTTTCAGATTTGGTCTGTTTTCTTCAAGCGATTGGGCTGCTACATAAATAGTAGCGCGTATTCCGTATTCGCAGGCCTTCGAAAATATCATTGTGTTTTTTTACAAATTTAGGGTAAATAATTCATATCGGATGTATTTATCCGATATAATTTTCAACCGGCAATTGTAAATAGTGTTAAGACTTTTAAATCAGCCGATTGCAACTTTTAACACTGCTTTATGACTTATCTCATATTAAAGTTTGTTGCACTCTTTACTTTAGTGGTTTACTAATTTTGAATGGAAAAAATTAAAACGTCAAAAAATTCTCTGGTTATTACAACGGAAGTGGTCTGCCCAAACGATGTAAATCCAATGGGAATACTACAAGGAGGTCGATTGGTTCAGTGGATGGACTTGTCTTCGGCTATCTGCGCTCAGAATCATGCTGAAAATATTTGTGTTACCGCTTCTATTGATAGCGTGAGTTTTAAGGCACCGGCAATGATAGGCGATATTATAACAATAAAATGTATGGTGACACATGCATTTAAAACATCGATGGAAATTTTTGTTCAAGCGTGGAGTAAAAAAGTAAAAGATAACAAAATGAAACTCATTAATGAAGCTTATTTTGCCTTTGTAGCTATTGATGAGCAAGGTAAACCAATGAAGGTACCACCCTTTAAACCATCCAATAAAGAAGAAAAAATAAAATTCGATAATGCTGAAAAAAGAAGAAAACTTAGACTTAAAAAATCTTGAAAATGCAATCCCAGAAAACATTAGTGATTTTTTTAAACAAAACAGGGTAGCTACTGTTTGTTTCACCGATACTAAAAATGTGCCGTATTGCTTTACAGGTTTTTTCGTTTTGAACAATGGATCTGCGACACTTGTGTTTAAGTCATCGTATGGTACAAGTCACGAAGATTCTACCTTGTTTAGTTCAATGGTTTCAGGTACAGTTTTACCAGAACAATTAGATGTACTAAAAATAAAGGGGATACAATTTACCGGGAGGACTCTGAATCAAGAAGAAATTATAGACGAATATATTTCCATGTATTACAAAAAATATCCCTTTGCAAGGGTGGTGGGTGGTTATATTTGGGCTGTTAGTTTGCAGTCTATAAAATTCACTGATAACACTCTTTTGTTTGGAAACAAAACTAAATGGTTTTCAAAATAAATTTCTGAATTTTATTGGGATATCAATTTTACGAATGAAGAACCATAAAGAACAAAAAACCTATACCAATTAAATAGGATACAAGTATTGCTTTTAATCCTATTGTCACCTGTTTCTTACTACTAACACCGATTCCCATTATGTATCTACCAAGTAAAACACAAGTGGCAATCCAAAGAACTCCTAATAATAAATAAAATCCTATTTCCATGTTTATGCAGGTTTTAGTTTTCTGATTTCTTTTCCTAAAAATTTTCTTCGAGTTAGTTCGTTACGTAACCGTAATAATTCGCTTGTTAGCTGTTCACCAATGGATGAGTTTTCTTCCGCTCTTCTTATCAAATAAGGAATTGCTTTTTTTACTTCACCATAAGGAAGGTATTTCGAGGAATTATAGCCTTTGGCAGCAAGATTAAAAGTTAGGTTATCGCGCATACCATATAATTGCGAGAACTTTACTTTTTTATAAAAATCGTGAATGGCGTACTTGTCAATAGTAGCAACGGCCAATAGATTACTTTGCTCATTATGAGAGGCAATGCAGGTATATACCCATTCGTGTTGACTTAAACAGATCTCAAGCGCTTTGTTGAAGGCAGCGTCTGTTTCTAATTTTGTATTAAATACCGGACTTGTTCTTCCGTCTTGCAAAGCTCTTATTCTTTCTTTTTCTACATAAGCACCCCTTACGAGTTTAATGCCGGGATGGTAGTTTTTTAATCTAGAATCAGCAATCATTTTATTCAAATAGATTAAACGATCAGTAAGGTACATTTGCAGGGTGTTATAAATAATGGCTTCCTCCTTGTTATATTTTTCCATCATGGATTCAACAACCAGATCGAAAATATCCTGCATATTTCTGTCTTCTGCATCAAAATACACGGTAACTTTATTTTTAGCGGCAGCCGCACAAATAATGTCAATACGCTTTAGGAATTTTAAATAGCGTTC
This region includes:
- the ric gene encoding iron-sulfur cluster repair di-iron protein, with amino-acid sequence MEITEKNVIGELVAQDYRTAEVFAKYGIDFCCKGNQTIHDVCEKKNINENALIKDLLDIEKSLENSVIDYQAWPIDLLADYIEKKHHRYVQEKTPVLQQYLSKINSVHGKMFPELKEIMDSFNESAQMLAAHMKKEELILFPYIRKMAVATADDSFAPHFGTVQNPIAMMKEEHDTEGERFRKISELTNNYTPPEEACNTFRVTYALLKEFENDLHLHIHLENNILFPQAIAMEEERSPSSCEIN
- a CDS encoding RrF2 family transcriptional regulator, coding for MIFSKACEYGIRATIYVAAQSLEENRPNLKDISAEIESPEAFTAKILQMLVKHKIINSIKGAMGGFEIDKKQLNKIRLEDIVIAIDGGFSDKICVLGLKTCSQKHPCPVHDKYKYIKSDLISMLQNTSLQEMTSGLKEGLTCLKY
- a CDS encoding acyl-CoA thioesterase; this translates as MEKIKTSKNSLVITTEVVCPNDVNPMGILQGGRLVQWMDLSSAICAQNHAENICVTASIDSVSFKAPAMIGDIITIKCMVTHAFKTSMEIFVQAWSKKVKDNKMKLINEAYFAFVAIDEQGKPMKVPPFKPSNKEEKIKFDNAEKRRKLRLKKS
- a CDS encoding proline dehydrogenase family protein translates to MENSLNINNLSTAFGYKKNRELRFTYYIFKLLKHPAWVKTLSFFANGILKYNIPLKGLIKNSVFKVFCSGENITEAFATIKKLETYHVKSVLDYVAEGEKTQRVFRRNKMIIVKNIFKLGQEAPGNSVSVKFTSLEEIDYFIVLNGLALNNKLPDNERYLKFLKRIDIICAAAAKNKVTVYFDAEDRNMQDIFDLVVESMMEKYNKEEAIIYNTLQMYLTDRLIYLNKMIADSRLKNYHPGIKLVRGAYVEKERIRALQDGRTSPVFNTKLETDAAFNKALEICLSQHEWVYTCIASHNEQSNLLAVATIDKYAIHDFYKKVKFSQLYGMRDNLTFNLAAKGYNSSKYLPYGEVKKAIPYLIRRAEENSSIGEQLTSELLRLRNELTRRKFLGKEIRKLKPA